One segment of Neodiprion fabricii isolate iyNeoFabr1 chromosome 1, iyNeoFabr1.1, whole genome shotgun sequence DNA contains the following:
- the LOC124174873 gene encoding brachyurin-like, with amino-acid sequence MPRTNYRTGTMTGQRDYQINEFEAFADERIIGGHDAAPGEFPWVAAIWAEGIFFCGGSLVSPLYVLTAAHCVHRFSNFYVIMGAHELYVRSEATRQSRNTTTVIIHEDFEPKSYKNDIALLRLSIPFFLTPWVRTIRLPSALRRKDNTLDLETATLTGWGLEQYDAPELSTVLQKLDLRLISNEYCALMFSQPDVIGNIQLCANTTKDRSPCRGDSGGALTVVEHDGRRTQIGIDSFSSGACSEGYPEVFSRVSSFVPWLRSKMGFLANVL; translated from the exons ATGCCACGCACAAACTATCGCACCGGTACAATGACCGGTCAACGCGATTATCAG ATCAACGAGTTCGAAGCCTTCGCCGATGAGCGGATCATAGGAGGCCACGATGCAGCTCCAGGAGAGTTTCCTTGGGTTGCAGCTATTTGGGCGGAGGGTATCTTCTTCTGTGGTGGATCCTTGGTGTCGCCATTATACGTCTTGACCGCTGCCCATTGCGTCCACCG GTTCAGTAATTTTTACGTCATCATGGGGGCTCACGAGTTGTACGTCCGGTCTGAGGCGACGAGGCAAAGTAGAAACACGACAACGGTGATCATCCACGAGGATTTCGAGCCAAAGAGTTACAAAAACGACATCGCCCTGCTGCGTCTGagtattccattttttttaacac CTTGGGTAAGAACAATTCGGCTGCCGTCGGCCCTTCGCCGGAAGGACAATACGCTCGACCTCGAAACAGCGACCCTTACCGGATGGGGTTTGGAGCAATATG ACGCTCCAGAACTCTCCACTGTACTTCAGAAATTAGATCTCAGGTTAATTTCGAACGAGTATTGTGCGCTGATGTTCTCTCAACCCGATGTCATCGGAAACATTCAACTTTGCGCAAACACGACGAAGGATCGGTCGCCGTGTCGG GGTGACAGCGGAGGTGCTCTTACTGTGGTTGAACATGACGGACGCAGAACTCAGATTGGAATTGATTCGTTTAGTTCTGGTGCCTGTTCAGAAGGGTACCCGGAAGTGTTTTCAAGGGTGTCTTCCTTCGTACCTTGGCTTCGTAGCAAAATGGGCTTTTTAGCCAACGTCTTGTAG